The following are encoded together in the Cynocephalus volans isolate mCynVol1 chromosome 4, mCynVol1.pri, whole genome shotgun sequence genome:
- the LOC134376342 gene encoding olfactory receptor 51V1, with the protein MIASVNPNMNSSFFFLTGFSGLEQHYPWLSIPFSSIYGMVFLGNCMVLHVIRTEPSLHQPMFYFLAMLALTDLCMGLSTMPTVLGILWGLIQEISLDFCISQSYFIHGLSFMESSVLLAMAFDRYIAICNPLRYSSILTVSRIIKIGLTILGRSFFFITPPIIRLRLFHYCHPHILSHSFCLHQDLLRLACSDIRFNSYYALMLVICTLMLDAILILFSYVLILKSVLAIASQEERHKSLQTCISHVCAVLVFYIPIISLTMVHRFGKHLSPVVHVLMGNIYILFPPLMNPIIYSVKTQQIRTRILRVFSLKRN; encoded by the coding sequence ATGATTGCTTCAGTAAACCCCAACATGAattcctccttcttcttcctcaCTGGATTTTCTGGGCTGGAACAGCATTATCCCTGGCTCTCCATCCCTTTCTCTTCCATATATGGGATGGTGTTCCTGGGAAACTGCATGGTGCTCCATGTGATCCGGACTGAGCCGAGCCTGCACCAGCCCATGTTCTACTTCCTGGCCATGTTGGCCCTCACTGACCTGTGCATGGGGCTGTCCACCATGCCCACAGTGCTGGGGATCCTGTGGGGGCTCATTCAAGAAATCAGCCTGGATTTCTGCATTTCCCAGTCCTATTTCATCCATGGTCTGTCCTTCATGGAGTCCTCCGTTCTGCTCGCTATGGCTTTTGACCGGTATATTGCAATTTGCAATCCACTGCGTTATTCCTCCATCCTAACTGTTTCCAGAATTATCAAAATTGGGCTCACCATATTAGGTAGGAGTTTCTTCTTTATTACACCTCCTATCATCCGTCTGAGGCTCTTCCATTACTGCCATCCCCACAtcctctctcactctttctgccTGCACCAGGATCTTCTCCGCCTAGCCTGTTCAGACATCCGATTCAATAGCTACTATGCCCTGATGCTGGTCATTTGCACACTAATGTTAGATGCTATTCTCATCCTCTTCTCCTATGTCCTGATTCTGAAGTCAGTTCTGGCAATTGCCTCTCAGGAAGAGCGGCATAAGTCATTACAGACTTGCATCTCTCATGTCTGCGCTGTCCTTGTGTTCTATATCCCGATCATCAGCCTCACAATGGTGCACCGGTTTGGCAAGCACCTCTCCCCTGTGGTCCATGTCCTTATGGGCAACATCTACATCCTTTTCCCACCTTTGATGAACCCCATTATCTATAGTGTCAAGACCCAACAGATTCGTACCAGAATACTCAGAGTCTTTTctcttaaaagaaattga
- the LOC134376341 gene encoding olfactory receptor 52Z1P-like, with product MLCNRYLSLSKRFRHPKCKLCAQQAMTSHYSPPAPISVLPSNLPFYPTLPLLLGIPGLEDLHAWISIPICSMYIVAVVGNIFLIFLIVTECSLHEPMHLFLSMLASADVLLSTATAPKMLAIFWFHSTSISFDSCVSQMFFIHFIFVAESAILLAMAFDRYVAICHPLRYTTILTTSVIWKTGIAAVVRSFFICCPFIFLVHRLTYCGRNIIPHSYCEHMGIARLACDNINVNIIYGLTVALLSTGLDIVFIIISYTMILFTVFQIPSWAARFKALNTCGSHICVMLLFYTPAFFSFFAHRFGGKTVPLHIHILVANLYVVVPPMLNPIIYGVKTKQIQDRMILLFSSISVCC from the exons atgcTGTGTAACCGCTACCTCTCTCTTTCCAAACGTTTCCGTCATCCTAAATGTAAACTCTGTGCTCAACAAGCAATGACTTCTCATtattctccccctgcccccatttctg TGTTACCTTCTAACCTACCTTTTTACCCAACATTGCCCTTGCTTCT TGGAATTCCAGGACTAGAAGACTTGCATGCCTGGATCTCCATCCCTATCTGTTCTATGTACATTGTGGCTGTCGTGGGCAATATCTTCCTGATCTTCCTGATCGTGACTGAGTGCAGTCTCCATGAGCCCATGCATCTCTTCCTTTCCATGCTTGCCTCTGCAGATGTCCTGCTCTCCACAGCCACAGCCCCCAAGATGCTGGCCATCTTCTGGTTCCATTCCACGAGTATATCCTTTGATAGCTGTGTGTCTCAGATGTTCTTCATTCATTTCATCTTCGTGGCAGAATCTGCTATTCTCCTGGCCATGGCATTcgaccgctatgtggccatctgtcaTCCACTGAGATATACCACCATCCTCACCACCTCGGTCATTTGGAAGACTGGCATAGCAGCTGTGGTCAGGAGCTTTTTCATTTGCTGTCCATTCATCTTCCTGGTACACCGACTTACATATTGTGGAAGAAACATCATTCCCCATTCCTACTGTGAGCACATGGGCATTGCCAGATTGGCATGTGACAATATCAATGTCAACATCATTTATGGCCTAACAGTGGCCCTTCTCTCTACAGGATTGGACATAGTGTTCATCATTATATCCTACACAATGATCCTTTTCACAGTGTTTCAGATTCCTTCCTGGGCTGCCAGATTCAAGGCCCTCAACACATGCGGCTCCCACATCTGTGTCATGCTTCTGTTCTACACCCCagcattcttttcattttttgcccACCGCTTTGGAGGTAAAACTGTTCCTCTCCACATCCACATCCTAGTGGCCAACCTCTATGTGGTGGTGCCCCCTATGCTCAACCCCATTATTTATGGGGTAAAGACCAAACAAATTCAAGATCGAATGATTTTGCTCTTCTCCTCCATCAGTGTCTGTTGCTAA